The Gammaproteobacteria bacterium nucleotide sequence TGATGCGTCAGCATCATGTCGGAGATATTGTCGTCGTCAGCGAGGGAGAAAATGCCCCGATTGGAATCGTGACGGACCGTGATATTGTCATTGAGATACTTGCGAAAGAGCTATCTCATGAGGCAGTTACAGCAGGAGACATTATGAATCGTGATGTCCTGATGGCGCATGAAAACGATGATATCTGGGATACCCTGCAGCGGATGCGCATCAGGGGTGTCCGACGGATACCAGTTATCAATCGGAGCGGCGGGTTAGTTGGGATCGCAACACTGGATGATCTGCTTGAGCTATTGGCTGACGAGCTTGAAGAACTTGCTAAAACCGTCAGACGCGAACAAGAACAGGAACGTTCAACGCGAAAGTAGGCGTGGCAACATTAACGGTTTGCCATGGACGAAATGCAAAGCCGCGCAAGAGAATTCGTGTCGGCACTTTCTTGTCTGCTACTGTACTATCATCTCCCGCGCCTGCACGCGATAAGATGGCCTCCCAAGTCCGCGAGTATACGCTGATGAATCGAGGCATCATCTTGACTCATCAACAATACCTCTTTAGGTACGAATAACCTGATACTTTCCCAGGCGCCATCCGTCGCCATCGCACACTCAACCTTTAGCTCCCATTGAGCATCACGTGGTTCGACTTCAAAGAGGTACGCATCCAACCCAAGTTCATTGAGTAACTCGGTGGTTGCTTCACGGGCCAGGGCGAGCTCGGTGATCGATAAGGTCATAATATACTCCTCAATAATGGCTGTTCGTAAACGCTAAGTTTATGTCATTGAGTTCACCGGGGCACAAGGAGGATGGCCGCCAACGGCGGGATGACTAACGGGATGGAATAAGGTCGCCCCATCCATGGGACCGGCTCAGCGACTGGCATCTTGCTGCCGTTACCCAGATTGCTTCCACCGTAAAACTGCGAATCGGAGTTGAAGATTTCTTGATAGACGCCCGGGTCCGGTACGCCGATGCGATAATTATAGCGTGGCACCGGAGTGAAGTTGGCGATTACAATGACATAATCATGATCGCTACGGCGCAAGAAGCTCATTACAGATTGGTCGGCATCATGGCAATCGATCCACTCGAAACCTTGCCATTCGAACTCATGTTGATAGAGGGCGGGCGTGGCATGATAGAGGCGATTCAGATCACGCACCAGGGCTTTAATCCCCTGATGCACCGGATAATCGAGCACGTACCAATCGAGAACTTGGGCGCTGTTCCATTCGAGCCCCTGGCCGAACTCCGTACCCATAAACAACAGTTTCTTACCCGGATGGGTGAACATGTACGTATAGAGGAGGCGCAAATTAGCGAATTTTTGCCACTCATCCCCCGGCATCTTGTGGAGCATGGATTGTTTGCCGTGAACGACTTCGTCGTGGGAGAAAGGCAATAGGAAGTTTTCGGTAAAACAATAGAGCATGCTGAACGTGAGCATATCATGATGATACTTACGGTGAACCGGCGAGTGGGACATGTATCTCAACGTATCGTTCATCCATCCCATGTTCCATTTGAGATCGAAACCCAGACCTCCTACATGAATGGGACGCGTAACCTGCGGCCAGGAGGTAGACTCTTCGGCCATCATCAACACACCAGGGTGAGTGCGGTGCACTACCGTGTTGAGCAAATGCAGAAAGTCGATGGCCTCGAGATTCTCGCGGCCACCATATTGATTGGGAAGCCACTCGGTGCGGGAGTAATCCAGGTACAACATCGACGCGACCGCATCCACCCGTAGGCCGTCAATATGAAATTCCTCCAGCCAATACACGGCGCTGGAGAGAAGGAAATTTTTCACCTCATTGCGACCGTAATTGAAAATCAGGGTCGCCCAGTCCAAGTGTTCGCCCCGGCGCGGATCCTCGTGCTCGTACAGCGCGGTGCCGTCGAAGCGTGCCAAACCATGAGCATCCTTGGGAAAGTGGGCGGGCACCCAGTCGAGAAACACACCAATGTTGTGTTGATGGCAATAATCGACAAAATAGCGAAAGTCATCGGGGCTGCCATAACGGCTAGTGGGCGCGTAATAGCCAGTGGTCTGGTAACCCCACGACGGATCATACGGATGCTCGGTGATGGGCAACAGTTCAATGTGACTGAAGCCCATCTCCTGTACATAGGGTATGAGCTGCTGCGTCATAGCGCGGTAATTAAGAAACTCCCCCTCCGGCCCACGCTGCCACGACCCCAAATGTACCTCGTAAATAGACATAGGGCGGTGTTGCCAGTCAAAGTGGGCGCGCTGCTCGAGCCAGTGACTATCATTCCACGCATATTGACTGCGGGGTGCGACGATGGAAGCCGTGGCCGGCCGGCACTCCATTTGCTGGCCGTAGGGATCGGCTTTGACGAATACCTCTCCGGTCAACGCATTTCGTATTTCGTATTTGTACAATACACCCGGGGCAAGATCGGGGATGAACAGTTCCCAAACGCCGCTTCCATCCCGTAAGCGCATGGGATGGCGGCGCCCGTCCCAGCCATTAAATTCGCCGACGACGCTGACACGCTCGGCATTGGGCGCCCACACCGCGAACAATACGCCCGCGATTCCGTCCACCTCGTGAGGGTGGGCGCCCATGAACCGGTACGCGTGCCAGTGTTTGCCTTCACGGAACAAGTGCAGATCGAAATCCAAGATTTGCGGGAGAAAGCTGTAAGGATCATAGGCGATATGTTGGCGATGGGTGGTGTCGCGCCAGATCAAGCGATAGCGTTCCGGCATGCTGCCGCTATCACCTTCCCACTCGAATACGTCGGTGCCGGAGAGCCTCTGCATGGGCTGGTTGTTTTCAACGAGGGAGACCTCGCTGGCGGACGGAAGATAGGCGCGCACGACAAGACGGCCGTCCACCCAGTGTCGCCCCAGCACCGTAAACGGGTCTTTGTGACGGGCCTGGATAATCCTTTCCAGATCCACCTGAATAACCGTGCGATCCATGCACTATCCTCCCTGATTTTTAGTTTCAACCCGCTCAACGCACAGACTCGAACTCCCCTAATCCCATTTTAGACTTAGAACATTCTCTGTGCTCAATTCGATTCGAGTTCGAAATTGGGAACCTTCCCTATTCAATATTTCGGTTAACCATAGTGCATCCTCATTTGATGCGCGGTTCAATCTAAAGTGTTTAATCAACATGGGAATCATCCTCAGGCTGACGATTCTCGTGCTCGATGGTTCCATAGCCACAAAATACATCAACGACTATAGTACATTCACGAGCCGCTGCAATGCCGCTCAATAAGGAGAGAAACCGTGCCATCACCCGAGGAGGTCAGTCCGACGAAGCTTGAGGCGCACGTCATAAAACTGGCGCGTGAGATTGGGGAGCGCAATGTGTTTAACCCTCAGGCATTGCACAGTGCGGCGGATTACATCACCGCCACGTGGCAGGCACAGGGCTATCACGTCATTCCATATACCTACCGGGTCAGTGGTGTCGACTGCGCGAATCTGGAGATCACCCGCCCCGGTCAGCGCAGGCCGGACGAGTTACTGCTGATTGCTGCCCATTACGATTCTGTCATTGGCAGTCCCGGCGCCAACGATAACGGCAGCGGTGTTGCAGCCCTACTGGAATTATCGCGATTGTTTACTCAGCTCACACCGGACATCAGCGTCCGCTTTGTCGCCTTCGTCAATGAAGAGCCGCCCTTCTTTATGTGGAAACAAATGGGCAGCCTGGTGTATGCAAAAATGGCCCGCAGGCGCGGCGACAACATTCGTCTGATGGCTTCGCTGGAAACCATTGGCTACTTTCGTGGTGAGCCACGTAGCCAGCGTTATCCACCTCTCTTCCGCGCCTTTTACCCGGATCGTGGCGATTTCATCGCCTTCGTCTCTAATCTTGTTTCGCGCCGGCTGATGCACCGCGCTGCTGCTGCTTTTCGTGCCTATTCGGATTTCCCGCTGGAGCAAACCGCCACTTTTGCCCTGGTTCCCGGCGTAGCCTGGAGCGATCACTTTTCATTTTGGCGCCAGCGCTACCGCGCCTTCATGGTGACCGACACTGCCTTTTATCGCTACCCCTATTACCACACGGCGGATGACACGCCGGAGAAGCTCGATTACTCCTCGTTGACCCAGGTGACTAGCGGGCTGTTCCAGGCCTTCGCCGCCTTAGCGGGGCGCGACTCAGTTTATGCTCTTTAGCCTGCCACCCCACACCCCACATTCTTGACATAAGCGGATTAACGCTACGTAGATAGATTTGCTCCTGTTCATCCTTTGCGAGGCATCCGCTATAACGCATCTAAAAACTCCTTCCATGGAGTGGCCACCAGTGTTTCCGTGTTGCAACGCCCCAAGGCGCGAATGATCATGGCCGCCTTTTCCACTTGGACGGGATCCGCCGACTCTACAACGTCGACCACATCGATGCGCCCCATAGTGGCGTAACTTTGTTTCCAGACGACGGTGGGGCATTCTCGCTTGATCTTCTCGGAGACGCCCTCCGCGAGCCTCTTAAACTCTTTGGGGTCGGTCAAAGCACCTGGCGTTAACTGACTGAAGATAATGTATGTTGCCATGGATGAGCTCCTATGCGCTTGACTGGCATCGGTCAACCGCATACAGGGATCGCGCGGCAGAAACCGTTGATATAAATCTAGGCCATAATCACGACCGATGCAATGTTGGGTAGCCAGTCATACCCATGTAGTTCGAAAGATAACGTTGCAGCCACTTCCATTTAGATCAACACGCCATTACCCATGTAATTCCATGATGGTCCACTGCATTAAAACCTAAGGATCGGCTGCTACGCCCTCACTACCTTGAGTATCACATGGATGAATTTCAAGACCAGATCGGGGAAAATTAAAATACGCCAATTGAATCTGGATTTCTCTATGTCCATACGCATTACCCAGCTTTCCACGCCGCCGGTCCACACGCAGGATATAGAAATCGTCGAACGCAAAGGCATCGGACATCCTGACACAATCTGTGACGCCGTAGCGGAGAGACTCAGCATCGCCCTCAGTCGCTACTACCTCGATCGCTTCGGACTCATCCTGCATCACAACGTCGACAAAGCGCTTATCAGAGGCGGCGCGGCTCATGTTGAATTCGGCGGCGGAACCGTTTTGCAACCGATAGAAATCTACCTTGCCGGGCGGGCGACCCACGACGTCAACGGCAGTAAGGTGCCTGTCGATGAAATTGCGATAGAAACCACACGGCAATGGTTCAGCGAGCATATGCATGCGGTGGATTGTGAGCGACATTTGAAATTCCATTGCCTGATCCGGCCCGGCTCCAGCGACTTGGTCAATCTCTATCTGCGCCAGCAGGAAACCGGTATCGCCTTAGCCAACGACACCTCGTGCGGCGTGGGTTTCGCGCCGTTGGATGAACTTGAACAACTCGCGCACTCAGTGGAAAGCCATCTCAATAACCCCACAATGAAACCTGCCCATCCTGGGTTCGGCGAAGACATTAAAGTCATGGCTGTCCGCGAGGAAAATGAAATCATCCTTACCGTCGCTTGCGCCTTCATCAGCCGCTACATCCATAACATCGACGACTACTTGGAGAATAAGGGAAGACTCACGGCTATTGTTCTAGACATCGCAAGGCGAGTGACCGATAAAAAAGTTACCGTGTATGTGAATACCGCGGACAATCTCAATACAGGCAGCATCTACCTGACCGTCACCGGCACTTCAGCAGAGGCAGGCGACGATGGCGAAGTGGGACGCGGTAATCGGTCGAACGGACTCATCACACCCTACCGGCCGATGACCATGGAAGCCGTGGCCGGCAAGAACCCGGTCACTCACGTAGGCAAGCTTTACAACGTGACCGCCACGCGCATCGCTGCGTCTCTCGTTCGAGATATCCAGGACGTCAGCGAAGCATACTGTTATCTCGTGAGCCAGATCGGCAAACCGATTCAAGAACCGCGGGGAGTCGATGTTCGAGTCCGTACCGAAGAAAACCGATCGTTAAGAGACCTGATGCCCGCCATCATCGACCGCCGAATTTTCAGCGATTTGCCGCGTAGGCGTGCTCAGAATGCGATGCAGAATCTGCAACCCTGTTCTCTCATCCCCCTCCAATTTCCCCTCTTCCGCGGCGACCGTTTCCATGCAGCGTAACAGTGCCAGTCCGCCGCCGGGGACAATACCCTCAGAAACCGCTGCCTTGGTGGCGCTGATAGCATCATCGAGCGCCTCCTTTTTGTTTTTCATCTCCGCCTCCGAAGGCGCACCCACACGGATGACAGCAACTCCACCGGCGAGCTTGGCCAGCCGCTCTTGCAGTTTTTCACGGTCGTAGTCGCCCGTTGACTTTTCTATTTGTACACGAATCTGCCGGATGCGCCCGTCAATCGCACTTTTATCTCCCACGCCGCCGATGATCGTGGTAGTTTCACGTGCCACCACCACGCGTTTGGCAGTCCCCAACTGAGAGAGTTGAACATCTTCGAGACGGAACCCGATCTCTTCGGAGATAAGCTGTCCGCCGGTAAGGACAGCGATATCTTCCAGCATCGCCTTGCGCCGGTCACCGAAACCGGGGGCCTTCACGGCAACACTGTGCAACACGCCGCGTATCTGATTGACGATAAGGGTCGCCAACGCCTCGCCCTCGATATCCTCAGCGATCAGCAAAATAGGCCTTCCGCTCTTCGCCACCTGCTCAAGAATCGGTAGCAAGTCCTTCAATATACCGATCTTCTTATCACAAAGCAGGACATGTGCTTCTTCAAAAACCACCTCCATCTTTTCCGGATCGGTAACAAAGTAAGGCGAGATATAACCCCTATCGAACTGCATTCCCTCGACCACGTCGAGCACGGTCTCAGTCGTCTTGGACTCTTCCACTGTTATCACACCATCGTTACCTACCTTTTCCATGGCCTCGGCGACGAGCTCCCCGATCGTCGGGTTATTATGTGCCGCCAATGTTGCGACCTGAGCCTTCTCTTTGCGCGTTTTTACAGGTTTCGACAATGCCCGCAAGGCGTCGACTGCAACCTTGAGTCCATAATCGAGTCCACGTTTGATGTCGATGGCACTAGCACCCGCGGCGACATTGCGAATGCCTTCCGCGAAAATCGCATGCGCCAGCACCGTTGACGTACTGGTACCATCGCCTACGGCATCGCCTGTCTTTTCGGCTGCCTGGCGCAGCATCTGTGCACCGAGATTTTCTTCCGGATCTTTAAGATCGACCTCTTTAGCGATGGTAACACCGTCATTGCATACAATCGGAGCGCCCCACTTCCTTTCAATGAGTACCGATTTTGATTTTGGACCCAGCGTTAGACGCACCACATCGGCAAGCGCGGTGGCGCCGCGAAGGATCTTCTCACGTGCGGCAGAACGAAACAGGATTTGTTTGTGAGGCATCGGATTCAAGCTCCCTGTCATTCGAAATATACTGAAATGCACATTAACCCGTGCTAGTAGTGACATGCTTGGTAGTTTAAGAGTATATAAACTACTATAGAATAGACGAGTGGGAAGGTCAAAACCGACAGTTTAACTGCAAACATCTCTATAGTGTCTGATTTTATATTGATCAGAGGTTAATGACATGGCTATAGATATATCACTACACTGGCATATCCTAGATAACAGGTAAATCGACACGGATAAATTATCGCCAAAATGTAATTTCGTGAGATCGAAAATGAAATGTAAAGGCATTACGATTATTGGCGCCAATCTTAATGCCGCAGGAGGAAATGGAAATCATGCACATCATTTCACCCGTATTTGATCACCAAGAAACGATTCCAGCGAAATACACCTGCGATGGAGCCGATATATCGCCCCCTTTGACTTGGTCTAATGAGGCGCGCGCCTGGTTTGCCGGCTTGTTATAAATTCGCCAACACGTTTTGACCAAGGTTGGCGACGGCTATGAAATTCTCTGACCGCTATTCCAACTCATCGCCCAACCATATATTGAAATGCACGCCATGATCAGGAAGAGAAAACCGAAGATAAAATATAGTAACGGCAATAACATCAAAGAATATTTATATATTAAATAAGCGTGAATCATCATTAAAAAAGGCGCAATCAAGCTGCAGAGTAACAGCGATATCAAAGTGAACAGAATCTTTTTGGAAAGACTAAATTCGAATATGTAGTAAATCAGTGCATGTATCCATGGAAGTACCATCATCAAGAATATGGCAGTTGTTTCGAATCCCATTAGATGATCTTGGAGCGTGTAATGGAACGCACCGGGCGACAAAACAAAAAATATTAGGGAGCTAAACTGAATCAGCGCGCATAATCGAATGAAGTAACGCAGCGGTAAATATCTGTCTGGGATAACGGAGCTTGCTCCAACAGTAAACACGATAACAAAAATCATCCCCCACCATACGGAGGCATCAGGTGCGGATGCCGATATATTTAAGTAGGGCATTTCTAAATTTAGCCATGCCGGTCCATATGTTCCAGATGAAACTGAACCAACAACACCAAGTTTGGTGATCCAAAAATCAAAGAAATATCCCCAGGAAATGGCGACCAGCTTGAGAGCCGGCCAGGATAGCAGTGTAAAAACCAGAGGAAGAAAAAAGACAGTTTTTAGCCGACTGCGCGGAAAATGATAATTATGAATCGCCCTATGAATCGGAATTTGGCGGCCAAAATATTTCAGGCGGCTGTCAGGCATCGCTGCCGCCTGGCCATGTAGCGCCTTGCCATCAAGCTTA carries:
- a CDS encoding GYD domain-containing protein, whose translation is MATYIIFSQLTPGALTDPKEFKRLAEGVSEKIKRECPTVVWKQSYATMGRIDVVDVVESADPVQVEKAAMIIRALGRCNTETLVATPWKEFLDAL
- the groL gene encoding chaperonin GroEL (60 kDa chaperone family; promotes refolding of misfolded polypeptides especially under stressful conditions; forms two stacked rings of heptamers to form a barrel-shaped 14mer; ends can be capped by GroES; misfolded proteins enter the barrel where they are refolded when GroES binds); the encoded protein is MPHKQILFRSAAREKILRGATALADVVRLTLGPKSKSVLIERKWGAPIVCNDGVTIAKEVDLKDPEENLGAQMLRQAAEKTGDAVGDGTSTSTVLAHAIFAEGIRNVAAGASAIDIKRGLDYGLKVAVDALRALSKPVKTRKEKAQVATLAAHNNPTIGELVAEAMEKVGNDGVITVEESKTTETVLDVVEGMQFDRGYISPYFVTDPEKMEVVFEEAHVLLCDKKIGILKDLLPILEQVAKSGRPILLIAEDIEGEALATLIVNQIRGVLHSVAVKAPGFGDRRKAMLEDIAVLTGGQLISEEIGFRLEDVQLSQLGTAKRVVVARETTTIIGGVGDKSAIDGRIRQIRVQIEKSTGDYDREKLQERLAKLAGGVAVIRVGAPSEAEMKNKKEALDDAISATKAAVSEGIVPGGGLALLRCMETVAAEEGKLEGDERTGLQILHRILSTPTRQIAENSAVDDGGHQVS
- a CDS encoding CBS domain-containing protein, whose amino-acid sequence is MKIGEICTRDTVIAKKDNTIVELAKLMRQHHVGDIVVVSEGENAPIGIVTDRDIVIEILAKELSHEAVTAGDIMNRDVLMAHENDDIWDTLQRMRIRGVRRIPVINRSGGLVGIATLDDLLELLADELEELAKTVRREQEQERSTRK
- the glgB gene encoding 1,4-alpha-glucan branching protein GlgB; its protein translation is MDRTVIQVDLERIIQARHKDPFTVLGRHWVDGRLVVRAYLPSASEVSLVENNQPMQRLSGTDVFEWEGDSGSMPERYRLIWRDTTHRQHIAYDPYSFLPQILDFDLHLFREGKHWHAYRFMGAHPHEVDGIAGVLFAVWAPNAERVSVVGEFNGWDGRRHPMRLRDGSGVWELFIPDLAPGVLYKYEIRNALTGEVFVKADPYGQQMECRPATASIVAPRSQYAWNDSHWLEQRAHFDWQHRPMSIYEVHLGSWQRGPEGEFLNYRAMTQQLIPYVQEMGFSHIELLPITEHPYDPSWGYQTTGYYAPTSRYGSPDDFRYFVDYCHQHNIGVFLDWVPAHFPKDAHGLARFDGTALYEHEDPRRGEHLDWATLIFNYGRNEVKNFLLSSAVYWLEEFHIDGLRVDAVASMLYLDYSRTEWLPNQYGGRENLEAIDFLHLLNTVVHRTHPGVLMMAEESTSWPQVTRPIHVGGLGFDLKWNMGWMNDTLRYMSHSPVHRKYHHDMLTFSMLYCFTENFLLPFSHDEVVHGKQSMLHKMPGDEWQKFANLRLLYTYMFTHPGKKLLFMGTEFGQGLEWNSAQVLDWYVLDYPVHQGIKALVRDLNRLYHATPALYQHEFEWQGFEWIDCHDADQSVMSFLRRSDHDYVIVIANFTPVPRYNYRIGVPDPGVYQEIFNSDSQFYGGSNLGNGSKMPVAEPVPWMGRPYSIPLVIPPLAAILLVPR
- a CDS encoding M28 family peptidase, with protein sequence MPSPEEVSPTKLEAHVIKLAREIGERNVFNPQALHSAADYITATWQAQGYHVIPYTYRVSGVDCANLEITRPGQRRPDELLLIAAHYDSVIGSPGANDNGSGVAALLELSRLFTQLTPDISVRFVAFVNEEPPFFMWKQMGSLVYAKMARRRGDNIRLMASLETIGYFRGEPRSQRYPPLFRAFYPDRGDFIAFVSNLVSRRLMHRAAAAFRAYSDFPLEQTATFALVPGVAWSDHFSFWRQRYRAFMVTDTAFYRYPYYHTADDTPEKLDYSSLTQVTSGLFQAFAALAGRDSVYAL